Proteins found in one Flavobacterium channae genomic segment:
- a CDS encoding DUF3570 domain-containing protein: MKIKVTSLFLFCSLLGFSQEKDSTEVTYKKRVLETIEVDFLMSYYKQDGIHSAVSGGRGMEELTNITPTIVVAIPLNDDDVLTVDAGLSAYSSASSGNINPFDSNTPSPWQASSGASAQDQLKSLVLNYSHSSDDRNTILTGHVSGSVEYDYSSIGFGGGFSRLFNGKNSEISANANVYLDTWKPIYPKELQDFMDYNGMNGGIYNYFAVTPGQVSSEVYNPSNFKFHDTKTRNSFALSLAFSQVVTKKIQGSIFMDVLYQNGLLSTPYQRVYFSDKGNFFINEFQLADDIERLPDTRFKIPIGTRWNFYLNEKLTLRTYYRYYFDDWDISSHTFNVELPYKITDKFTLIPMYRYYKQQKSKYFAPYEQHLSTEEYYTSDYDLSTFNANQYGLGISYTDIFTNMKIWKFGLKNLDIRFNHYDRNDGLNANIVTFAVKFVQQ; this comes from the coding sequence ATGAAAATTAAAGTAACCTCATTATTTCTGTTTTGTTCGCTATTGGGCTTTTCTCAGGAAAAAGATTCAACTGAAGTAACGTACAAAAAACGTGTTTTAGAAACTATTGAAGTAGATTTCTTAATGAGTTATTACAAACAAGACGGAATCCATTCTGCTGTTTCTGGAGGAAGAGGAATGGAAGAATTAACCAACATAACACCTACTATTGTTGTTGCAATTCCTTTAAATGACGATGATGTTTTAACTGTTGACGCTGGTCTTTCTGCTTATTCATCTGCTTCTTCAGGAAATATAAATCCTTTTGATAGTAACACTCCAAGTCCTTGGCAAGCAAGTTCTGGAGCATCAGCTCAAGATCAATTAAAATCGTTGGTTTTAAATTATAGTCATAGTTCTGATGATAGAAATACTATTTTAACTGGACATGTTTCAGGTTCTGTTGAATACGATTATTCATCAATTGGTTTTGGTGGTGGTTTTTCGAGGTTATTTAACGGAAAAAACTCGGAAATTTCAGCGAATGCTAATGTGTATTTAGATACTTGGAAACCAATTTATCCTAAAGAATTACAAGATTTTATGGATTATAACGGAATGAATGGTGGAATTTATAATTATTTCGCAGTCACTCCGGGACAAGTTTCTTCAGAAGTTTACAATCCATCCAATTTTAAATTTCACGATACAAAAACTAGAAATTCATTTGCATTGAGTTTGGCTTTCTCGCAAGTTGTAACCAAAAAGATTCAGGGTTCTATTTTTATGGATGTTTTATATCAAAACGGATTGCTTTCGACTCCATATCAACGTGTTTACTTTTCAGATAAAGGTAACTTTTTTATCAATGAATTTCAGTTAGCTGATGATATCGAAAGGTTACCAGATACTCGTTTCAAAATACCAATTGGTACACGTTGGAATTTCTATTTAAATGAAAAATTGACACTTAGAACATATTACAGGTATTATTTTGATGATTGGGATATTTCATCACATACTTTCAATGTAGAACTTCCTTATAAAATAACAGATAAGTTTACATTAATTCCAATGTATCGTTATTATAAGCAACAAAAATCGAAATATTTTGCTCCTTATGAACAGCATTTATCAACGGAAGAATACTATACATCAGATTACGATTTGTCTACATTCAATGCAAATCAGTATGGTTTAGGAATTAGTTATACGGATATTTTTACCAACATGAAAATTTGGAAATTTGGATTGAAAAATCTAGATATTAGATTCAATCATTATGATAGAAATGACGGATTAAATGCTAATATTGTAACGTTTGCAGTTAAATTTGTTCAACAATAA
- a CDS encoding response regulator transcription factor has translation MHILIVEDEKGIIDFLQQGLEEEGYTISTASNGEEGLKKALELQVDLVLLDWMLPKMQGIDVCINVRKEKQNLPIIFLTAKDTVQETIEGLKAGANDYIKKPFSFEELLERIKIHFRTKDDVKILTLGNIKIDKSKFQVFVDNKEVSLTQREFELLEYLIKNKGQVCTRTNIIEDVWDIHFEYDTGVIDVFMNAIRKKLNLSKDQELIKTIRGVGYIANEI, from the coding sequence ATGCATATACTAATAGTAGAAGACGAAAAAGGTATAATTGATTTCCTTCAACAAGGTTTAGAGGAAGAAGGTTATACTATTTCTACTGCATCTAATGGCGAAGAAGGTTTAAAAAAAGCACTTGAATTACAAGTTGATTTGGTGCTTTTAGATTGGATGTTACCAAAAATGCAAGGAATTGATGTTTGCATAAACGTTAGAAAAGAAAAGCAAAATTTACCTATCATCTTTTTAACTGCAAAAGACACAGTTCAGGAAACTATTGAAGGTCTTAAAGCGGGTGCAAATGATTATATCAAAAAACCTTTTTCATTTGAAGAATTGTTGGAACGAATTAAAATTCATTTCAGAACAAAAGACGATGTGAAAATTCTAACGTTAGGTAATATTAAAATTGATAAATCAAAATTTCAAGTATTTGTTGATAATAAAGAAGTATCTTTGACTCAAAGAGAATTTGAATTACTTGAATATCTAATTAAAAATAAAGGTCAGGTTTGTACCAGAACAAACATTATCGAAGATGTTTGGGACATTCATTTTGAATACGATACAGGAGTTATAGATGTGTTTATGAATGCTATTCGAAAAAAACTCAATCTGTCAAAAGACCAAGAATTAATAAAAACAATTAGAGGAGTAGGGTATATAGCAAACGAAATTTAA
- a CDS encoding CusA/CzcA family heavy metal efflux RND transporter, with the protein MLEKIIAFSLRNKLIIILFTLGVFGFGIFSVFQISIGAVPDVTNNQVQVITTSRNLSTQDIEQYITYPVEIEMANLPSVHEIRSISKFGLSVVTIVFDDDIGTYLPRQLIAEKIKSASEKIPEGFGTPEMGPITTGLGEIYQYTLEVKPEFKNQYTVTDLRTIQDWVVKRQLSGIKGVVEINTWGGYLKQYEIAINSTSLKAMNISTSDVFTALEKNNSIAGGSYIEKTNESYFIRGEGKVNSIEDIENIVVKNDSGTPVYIKDVAKVQFGHANRFGAITGNGEGEKVLGQVMMLKDGNSKKVIQDVKNRVAEIEKTLPDGVYINGFLERSELVGKTTFTVAENLILGCLIVIFVVVLLLGNWRSGLVVASVIPLCLLFAISFMNIFKIDANLMSLGAIDFGIIIDGAVIIVEFIAFQIANKSSHLVGLNKTDRQLEIDQITYKSASKMMNSAVFGQLIILIVFIPILSLSGVEGKMFKPMAMTFSFALLGAMLFCFTYVPVAASLFLKPKEENLNSLSHRLINKLNSWYLPVIKWALQNTKKVLYTAIALLFMAIALFSTMGGEFIPQLDEGDFVIQPVLKTGTSLSKTIETTTKIEKIILKNFPEAEQVVSRIGAAEVPTDPMSMEESDVIIKLKPKSEWVSADSKDELADKIKTAIEKQIPNMEIEFTQPIEMRFNELISGSRSDVAIKIFGEDLNILAKKAQEVEKAIRNVEGASDIIIEKTEGLPQMFVQYDRSKIARYGLNISDLNDMIALGFAGKIVGNVFEGEKRFDMVIRLDKTNRTDIEDLRNLYVSTPSGDQIPLRELANINYTEGPAKISRDNTNRRITVGINVRNRDLQSVVDDVRKIIDRDIKLPPGYRVTYGGQFENLESAKARLLIAVPIALFLIFVLLHFAFGSIKEALMVYSAIPLSAVGGILFLWIRDLPFSISAGVGFIALFGIAVLNGIVLIEHFKELKHSGKYPNMNELILKGTSDRLRPVLLTAAAAALGFLPMAVSAGAGAEVQRPLATVVIGGLITATILTLIVLPVLFKVYDEKEEKKLSFKKLKNSSLIIVLMFSSFLSFGQQNTAELDSLVSKAIANNKNIKSGQLQVDKAKEAIKLGYDFDKTNIYYSYDQNNLALNNEPLKVFGAQQSFAFPTVYGAQRKVYKAAYEKEKSSFEIQKTKLSLEVSKAYYEIVYLKHQEKLYKYLDSLYQNFSKASDRRFELGETNYLEKITAEAKYRQIRTKLFQIDNAKSAQLELLQSLIQSDSKIDIKTTELEILNTFKNTSSKDVYTTYLENITKEYKSKESLQKQNWLPDLNLEYFQGRNSGLSQSLYGFQVGLSVPILFNGNIAKSKVAKLETQAWEQQKLNEETKIDAYIKQKQDELKIYQQAIDYYNQYGKKVSEEIIKVANSSYKHGEIDFFQYILSLENAATIQVDYLDAVIQFNKTQLDLNYINL; encoded by the coding sequence ATGTTAGAAAAAATCATTGCTTTTAGTTTAAGAAACAAACTCATTATTATCCTTTTTACATTAGGAGTATTCGGATTTGGAATATTTTCTGTTTTCCAAATTTCGATTGGAGCCGTACCTGATGTAACCAATAACCAAGTTCAAGTAATCACCACATCTCGAAATCTTTCAACGCAAGATATTGAGCAATATATTACGTATCCAGTAGAAATAGAAATGGCAAATTTGCCTAGTGTACACGAAATTCGTTCTATTTCAAAGTTTGGATTATCTGTAGTGACTATTGTTTTTGATGATGATATTGGAACCTATTTGCCACGTCAATTAATTGCTGAAAAAATTAAATCAGCATCTGAAAAAATTCCTGAAGGTTTTGGAACTCCAGAAATGGGACCAATTACAACGGGTTTAGGAGAAATTTATCAATATACTTTAGAAGTAAAACCTGAATTTAAAAATCAATATACCGTTACCGATTTAAGAACAATTCAAGATTGGGTAGTTAAAAGACAATTATCTGGAATTAAAGGTGTTGTCGAAATTAATACTTGGGGTGGTTATCTTAAACAATATGAAATTGCTATAAATTCTACGAGTTTAAAAGCAATGAATATTTCTACTTCTGATGTTTTTACGGCTTTAGAAAAGAATAATAGCATTGCCGGTGGTTCATATATTGAAAAAACTAATGAAAGTTATTTTATTAGAGGAGAAGGAAAAGTAAACTCAATTGAAGATATCGAAAACATTGTAGTTAAAAACGACTCAGGTACTCCAGTTTATATTAAAGATGTGGCTAAAGTACAATTTGGTCATGCCAATCGTTTTGGTGCTATTACTGGAAATGGTGAAGGTGAAAAAGTATTAGGTCAAGTCATGATGCTTAAAGACGGTAATTCTAAAAAAGTAATTCAAGATGTAAAAAATAGAGTTGCTGAAATAGAAAAAACGTTACCAGACGGTGTTTACATAAATGGATTTTTAGAACGAAGCGAATTAGTTGGTAAAACAACATTTACCGTTGCAGAGAACCTTATTTTAGGGTGTTTGATAGTAATTTTTGTTGTAGTACTATTACTAGGTAATTGGCGTTCAGGATTAGTTGTTGCTTCAGTAATTCCATTGTGTCTGTTGTTTGCCATCTCATTTATGAATATTTTCAAAATTGATGCTAACTTAATGAGTTTAGGAGCAATAGATTTTGGAATCATCATTGATGGAGCAGTAATCATTGTCGAATTTATTGCTTTTCAAATTGCTAATAAATCAAGTCATTTAGTAGGATTAAATAAAACTGATAGACAATTAGAAATCGATCAAATCACTTATAAAAGTGCGTCTAAAATGATGAATTCGGCTGTTTTTGGTCAGCTGATAATTTTAATTGTATTCATTCCCATATTATCACTTTCTGGAGTAGAAGGTAAAATGTTTAAACCAATGGCAATGACTTTTAGTTTCGCACTATTAGGAGCTATGTTGTTTTGTTTTACTTATGTTCCAGTAGCTGCTTCATTGTTTTTAAAACCAAAAGAAGAGAATTTAAATTCGTTATCTCATCGGTTGATTAATAAACTAAATTCTTGGTATTTACCAGTTATAAAATGGGCTTTACAGAACACTAAAAAAGTGTTGTATACTGCTATTGCTTTGCTTTTTATGGCAATTGCTTTATTCTCAACTATGGGTGGCGAATTTATTCCGCAATTAGATGAAGGAGATTTTGTTATCCAACCTGTTTTAAAAACGGGAACTTCTCTAAGTAAAACTATTGAAACCACTACTAAAATTGAAAAAATCATTTTGAAAAACTTTCCAGAAGCAGAACAAGTTGTGAGTAGAATTGGTGCAGCCGAAGTTCCAACAGATCCTATGAGTATGGAAGAAAGTGATGTAATCATCAAGTTAAAACCTAAATCAGAATGGGTTTCTGCGGATTCGAAAGATGAATTAGCTGATAAAATTAAAACAGCTATTGAAAAACAAATTCCAAATATGGAAATTGAATTTACACAACCTATAGAAATGCGTTTTAACGAATTGATTTCTGGTTCGCGTTCAGATGTAGCAATCAAAATTTTTGGTGAAGATTTGAATATTTTGGCAAAAAAAGCACAAGAAGTTGAAAAAGCGATTCGAAATGTAGAAGGCGCTTCGGATATTATTATTGAAAAAACGGAAGGTTTACCACAAATGTTTGTTCAGTACGATAGAAGTAAAATCGCTCGTTATGGTTTGAATATTTCAGATTTAAACGATATGATTGCATTAGGATTTGCTGGAAAAATTGTTGGAAATGTGTTTGAAGGTGAAAAACGATTTGATATGGTAATTCGTTTGGATAAAACCAATAGAACAGATATTGAAGATTTACGAAATTTATATGTTTCAACTCCAAGTGGCGATCAAATTCCGTTGCGTGAATTAGCAAACATCAATTATACAGAAGGTCCAGCCAAAATTTCGAGAGACAATACCAATCGTAGAATTACTGTAGGAATTAATGTTAGAAATAGAGATTTACAAAGTGTTGTTGATGATGTTCGTAAAATTATCGATCGCGACATCAAATTACCTCCTGGTTATCGTGTAACTTATGGCGGTCAATTTGAAAATTTAGAAAGTGCTAAAGCTCGATTGTTGATTGCTGTGCCAATTGCGTTATTCTTAATTTTTGTGTTATTGCATTTTGCATTTGGTTCTATCAAAGAGGCTTTAATGGTTTATTCTGCAATTCCATTGTCTGCAGTTGGTGGTATTTTATTCCTTTGGATTCGCGACTTACCTTTTAGTATATCAGCAGGAGTTGGTTTTATTGCACTTTTTGGTATTGCCGTTCTTAACGGAATTGTATTAATTGAGCATTTTAAAGAATTAAAACATAGTGGAAAATATCCAAATATGAATGAACTAATTTTAAAAGGAACATCAGATAGACTTCGTCCGGTATTATTAACAGCAGCTGCAGCAGCATTAGGCTTTTTGCCAATGGCAGTTTCAGCAGGAGCAGGAGCAGAAGTTCAGCGTCCGCTTGCTACCGTTGTAATTGGTGGGTTGATTACGGCAACAATTCTAACTTTGATAGTTTTGCCAGTTTTATTTAAAGTTTATGACGAGAAAGAAGAAAAGAAACTTAGCTTTAAAAAGTTGAAAAATAGTTCTTTAATCATTGTATTAATGTTCAGTTCATTTTTAAGTTTTGGACAACAAAATACTGCCGAACTAGATAGTTTGGTTTCAAAAGCAATTGCCAATAATAAAAATATCAAATCAGGTCAGTTACAAGTTGATAAAGCTAAAGAAGCTATCAAATTGGGATATGATTTCGATAAAACCAATATTTATTATAGTTATGACCAAAATAATTTGGCTTTAAATAATGAGCCTTTAAAAGTTTTTGGAGCACAACAAAGCTTTGCTTTTCCAACGGTTTATGGAGCGCAACGAAAAGTCTATAAAGCAGCTTACGAAAAAGAAAAATCTAGTTTTGAAATTCAAAAAACAAAGTTATCACTAGAAGTTTCTAAAGCCTATTACGAGATTGTGTATTTAAAACATCAGGAGAAATTATATAAATATCTTGATAGTTTGTACCAAAATTTCTCCAAAGCAAGCGACAGACGTTTTGAATTAGGTGAAACTAATTATCTTGAAAAAATTACGGCTGAAGCAAAATACAGACAAATTAGAACCAAGTTATTTCAAATTGATAATGCAAAATCGGCTCAATTGGAATTGTTACAATCTTTGATTCAATCGGATAGTAAAATTGATATTAAAACTACAGAATTGGAAATTTTAAATACTTTTAAAAATACTTCAAGTAAAGATGTTTATACTACTTATTTAGAGAATATTACAAAAGAATATAAGTCTAAAGAAAGTTTACAAAAACAGAATTGGTTACCCGATTTGAATTTAGAATATTTTCAAGGAAGAAACAGTGGACTTTCACAATCTTTGTATGGTTTTCAAGTAGGTTTATCAGTTCCTATTTTATTCAATGGAAACATTGCAAAATCTAAAGTTGCAAAACTTGAAACTCAAGCTTGGGAACAGCAAAAACTAAATGAAGAAACCAAGATAGATGCTTATATTAAGCAAAAACAAGATGAGTTGAAAATTTATCAGCAAGCTATAGATTATTATAATCAATACGGTAAAAAAGTTTCAGAAGAAATTATCAAAGTAGCCAATAGCAGTTATAAACACGGAGAAATCGACTTTTTTCAGTACATCTTAAGTTTAGAAAATGCAGCTACAATTCAAGTTGATTATTTAGATGCTGTTATCCAATTCAATAAAACTCAATTAGATTTAAACTATATCAATTTATAA
- a CDS encoding DUF4266 domain-containing protein: MKKVLLALIVVFSTISCNTVKEYDKQYINDPEMKLSARSSERFETTFQVYREAASGANGGKTGGGCGCN, translated from the coding sequence ATGAAAAAGGTTTTATTAGCGCTGATTGTAGTTTTTTCAACTATTTCATGCAACACAGTTAAAGAATATGATAAACAATATATCAATGACCCTGAAATGAAACTTTCAGCAAGAAGTTCTGAGCGTTTTGAAACTACTTTTCAAGTATATCGTGAAGCTGCTTCTGGAGCTAATGGTGGAAAAACTGGTGGCGGTTGTGGATGTAATTAA
- a CDS encoding thioredoxin family protein, giving the protein MRKLLLLIALTITNFIVAQDWNYNFDNAKKIASEQDKNIIIVFSGSDWCAPCIKLDKNIWQSDAFKKESEKEWVIVRADFPRKKANSLSKEQTEHNRKLAEKYNVEGSFPLVVVLDKHGKVIGKMGFKNVSPEEYIKMIHALEKK; this is encoded by the coding sequence ATGAGAAAGTTACTTCTTTTAATAGCCTTAACAATTACCAATTTTATAGTTGCTCAAGATTGGAACTATAACTTCGATAATGCAAAAAAAATAGCTTCGGAGCAAGATAAAAATATCATAATTGTTTTTTCCGGATCAGATTGGTGCGCACCTTGTATCAAGTTAGATAAGAATATTTGGCAATCAGATGCATTCAAAAAAGAGTCTGAAAAAGAATGGGTAATTGTTCGTGCCGATTTTCCTCGAAAAAAAGCAAATTCATTATCAAAAGAACAAACGGAACACAATAGAAAATTAGCCGAAAAATACAATGTAGAAGGTAGTTTTCCTTTAGTTGTTGTACTAGATAAACATGGGAAAGTTATTGGAAAAATGGGCTTTAAAAATGTTTCTCCAGAAGAGTATATTAAAATGATTCATGCATTAGAAAAAAAATGA
- a CDS encoding FAD:protein FMN transferase — MRQFLISIFIISCSISFGQQVFKKKQSLLGSPFEITVVASDSVQGYLYTDMAIAEVKRIENLISDWIPTSQISKVNQNAGIAPVKVDKEVFDLVERAIKISKLTSGAFDISYASMDKIWKFDGSMKEMPSPEAIKKSVEKVGYQNIILNPEASTIFLKNRGMKLGLGGIGQGYIADKIKVLLQVNGCNSGLVNVSGDINTWGKQPDGKSWTVGIVNPMNKNKVFATFPLDDSAVETSGSYEKYVTFNGKRYSHIIDPRTGYPASGIVSVSVFAKQTEIADALATGIFVLGVDVGLDLINQLHGIECIIVDDKGTVHVSKNIDIKKYQ, encoded by the coding sequence ATGAGACAATTTTTAATTTCAATATTTATTATCAGCTGTTCTATTTCATTTGGGCAACAAGTTTTTAAGAAAAAACAAAGTTTGTTGGGAAGTCCTTTTGAAATTACAGTAGTTGCTTCAGATTCTGTTCAAGGATATCTGTATACTGATATGGCTATTGCTGAAGTAAAACGTATTGAAAATTTAATTTCTGATTGGATTCCAACTTCTCAAATTTCTAAAGTAAATCAAAATGCAGGAATTGCTCCAGTAAAAGTAGACAAAGAAGTTTTTGATTTAGTTGAAAGAGCAATTAAAATATCAAAATTAACTTCAGGAGCTTTTGATATAAGTTATGCTTCAATGGATAAAATTTGGAAATTTGATGGTAGCATGAAAGAAATGCCATCACCTGAAGCAATTAAAAAGTCAGTTGAAAAAGTAGGTTATCAAAACATTATTTTAAATCCAGAAGCATCAACTATTTTTCTTAAAAACAGAGGAATGAAGTTAGGCTTAGGTGGAATAGGTCAAGGTTATATTGCAGACAAAATTAAAGTTTTACTTCAAGTAAATGGATGTAATTCTGGATTAGTCAATGTTTCAGGAGATATTAATACTTGGGGAAAACAACCTGATGGTAAATCTTGGACTGTAGGAATTGTAAATCCAATGAACAAGAACAAAGTGTTTGCTACATTTCCTTTAGATGATAGCGCAGTAGAAACTTCAGGGAGTTATGAAAAATATGTAACCTTTAATGGTAAACGTTATTCTCACATAATCGATCCTAGAACTGGTTATCCGGCTTCGGGAATTGTAAGTGTTTCTGTTTTTGCTAAGCAAACTGAAATTGCCGATGCACTTGCTACAGGTATATTTGTTTTGGGTGTAGATGTAGGATTGGATTTAATTAATCAATTACACGGAATTGAGTGTATTATAGTTGACGATAAAGGAACAGTTCATGTTTCTAAAAATATAGATATTAAGAAATACCAATAG
- a CDS encoding cation diffusion facilitator family transporter: MPNAEQKAIKATYFSIIGNTLLALIKGITGYFGNSYAMIADAIESTADIFSSFLVLFGIKYSNKPADENHPYGHGRAEPLITFLVVGFLITSATIIAYESIHNINTPHELPKSFTLYVLGAIILWKEISFQIVMKRSIETKSSSLKADAWHHRSDAITSVAAFIGISIALIFGKGYEAADDWAALLASFFILYNCYKIFRPALGEIMDEHLYHDLEAEIKTISQTVDGVICIEKCFIRKAGMKYHVDLHVMVDGNISVKEGHDISHILKDTLRGKLIELGHVLIHIEPNFESIER, from the coding sequence ATGCCAAACGCAGAACAAAAAGCAATTAAAGCCACTTATTTTAGTATTATTGGGAATACGTTATTAGCCTTAATTAAAGGAATTACAGGTTATTTCGGAAATTCTTATGCAATGATTGCTGATGCGATTGAATCTACTGCTGATATTTTTTCTTCTTTTTTAGTGCTTTTTGGAATAAAGTATTCAAACAAACCTGCAGATGAAAATCACCCTTACGGTCATGGTAGAGCCGAACCTTTAATAACTTTTTTGGTTGTTGGTTTCTTAATTACTTCTGCAACTATTATTGCTTACGAAAGTATTCATAACATCAACACACCGCATGAACTTCCTAAATCATTTACCCTTTATGTATTAGGAGCTATTATTCTTTGGAAAGAAATTTCGTTTCAAATTGTAATGAAAAGAAGTATTGAAACTAAAAGCAGCTCTTTAAAAGCAGACGCTTGGCATCATAGAAGCGATGCTATTACTTCGGTAGCAGCTTTTATCGGAATTTCAATAGCTTTGATATTTGGGAAAGGTTATGAAGCGGCAGATGATTGGGCAGCTTTATTAGCCTCTTTTTTTATTTTGTATAATTGTTATAAAATTTTCCGACCAGCTTTAGGTGAAATCATGGATGAACATTTGTATCATGATTTAGAAGCTGAAATAAAAACAATTTCACAAACGGTTGATGGTGTAATTTGTATTGAGAAATGTTTTATTAGAAAAGCTGGTATGAAATATCATGTGGATTTACATGTTATGGTTGATGGAAATATTTCGGTTAAAGAAGGCCACGATATTTCTCATATTCTGAAAGATACTTTAAGAGGAAAATTAATAGAATTAGGACATGTTTTAATTCATATTGAGCCTAATTTCGAATCTATTGAACGCTAA
- a CDS encoding sensor histidine kinase, whose protein sequence is MFSFSFKNRIAFNYILSGSILIAIVFLFIYNIVKLSVSKHVNEEIHEELNKHLDDVSTDSNDTYLIHVDQWRAREHNSISVNPVFVEFYDNNKEIIDKSPNLKNSDLKLFSDKNSDEVFIDTKLNEIAIRQIQKPIINKNKVVGYLVVAMSLEDFEIVLILKNILLISFPIILILLFLIARFFAGKSIQPIRTVIETSNKITKDNLQTRIPLPQNKDELYILSQNINNLLDRIENAIEREKQFTSDASHELRTPLAVIKGTMEVLIRKPRNQQEYEDKIQFCISEVNRLNHMVDQLLLLARFENQKQNVKQESIFLNALVLDNLTRFSERTEAKKIKIQTKFDDDYYLISDNYLVSIVISNLISNAIKYTKDSGNIEISLHNSSNHIVFTIKDNGIGISEDNLEKVFNSFYRSDVSNHPEIKGTGLGLSIVKRLCELLKIEIAITSVLELGTEVKLIFNDNNPK, encoded by the coding sequence ATGTTTTCGTTTTCATTTAAAAATAGAATTGCATTTAACTACATATTAAGTGGTTCGATTCTTATTGCAATTGTATTTTTATTCATTTACAATATTGTAAAACTAAGTGTAAGCAAGCATGTAAACGAAGAAATTCACGAAGAATTAAATAAACATTTAGATGATGTTTCTACAGATTCAAATGATACCTATTTAATTCATGTAGATCAATGGAGAGCTAGAGAGCACAATTCTATTAGTGTTAATCCTGTATTCGTTGAGTTTTATGATAATAATAAAGAGATTATAGATAAATCACCAAACTTAAAAAACTCGGATTTAAAATTATTTTCTGATAAAAATAGTGATGAAGTATTTATAGATACAAAGCTCAATGAAATTGCTATTAGGCAAATTCAAAAACCAATAATAAACAAAAATAAAGTTGTTGGTTATTTGGTTGTGGCTATGTCTTTAGAAGATTTTGAGATTGTTTTAATTTTGAAAAACATTCTATTAATTTCATTTCCTATAATTCTAATTTTACTTTTCTTAATAGCTCGTTTCTTTGCAGGTAAAAGCATTCAACCAATTCGAACGGTTATCGAAACATCTAATAAGATTACAAAAGATAACTTGCAAACTCGTATTCCTTTACCTCAAAACAAAGACGAATTGTATATTTTATCTCAAAATATCAATAATTTATTAGATAGAATCGAAAATGCGATTGAAAGAGAAAAACAGTTTACATCTGATGCTTCTCACGAATTAAGAACACCTTTAGCAGTTATTAAAGGAACAATGGAAGTGTTAATTCGAAAGCCACGAAATCAACAAGAATATGAAGATAAAATTCAGTTTTGTATTTCTGAAGTTAACCGATTAAATCATATGGTAGATCAGTTGCTTTTATTAGCTCGGTTTGAAAATCAAAAACAAAATGTAAAACAAGAGTCTATATTCTTAAATGCACTGGTTTTAGATAACTTAACTCGTTTTTCTGAACGAACTGAAGCTAAAAAGATAAAAATTCAAACAAAATTTGACGACGATTATTATTTGATTTCAGACAATTATTTGGTTTCCATAGTTATTAGTAATCTGATTTCAAATGCTATTAAATACACCAAAGATTCAGGTAACATCGAAATATCATTACATAATTCTTCTAATCATATTGTATTTACAATAAAAGACAACGGAATTGGTATTTCAGAAGATAATTTAGAAAAAGTATTCAATTCTTTTTATCGTTCAGATGTTTCCAATCACCCAGAAATAAAAGGAACTGGTTTAGGTTTATCAATTGTAAAACGACTTTGTGAGTTATTAAAAATTGAAATTGCTATCACAAGTGTTTTAGAATTAGGAACTGAGGTCAAATTGATTTTCAATGATAACAATCCTAAGTAG
- a CDS encoding DUF1801 domain-containing protein yields the protein MKPTEEYILRQPEQYQIMMLHVISVIEKDLIASELLFKWGIPYIYYKKKPFCYLAPNHKKGFLDVGFAKGFQLKRNQDVLVDENRNTVKSLRYFAIEQIDNTVLLVVVSEVKLLYS from the coding sequence ATGAAACCAACTGAAGAGTATATTTTAAGGCAACCAGAGCAATATCAAATTATGATGTTGCATGTAATCTCTGTAATAGAGAAGGATTTGATAGCATCTGAATTACTTTTTAAATGGGGAATTCCGTATATATACTATAAGAAAAAGCCATTTTGTTACTTGGCTCCAAACCATAAAAAAGGTTTTTTAGATGTTGGTTTTGCAAAAGGATTTCAACTTAAAAGAAATCAAGATGTCCTAGTTGATGAAAATAGAAATACCGTAAAATCATTGCGTTATTTTGCAATTGAACAAATAGATAATACAGTTTTACTAGTTGTTGTTAGTGAGGTTAAGTTACTATATAGCTAA